A region from the Methanomassiliicoccales archaeon genome encodes:
- a CDS encoding Rab family GTPase encodes MKKKKFIRKICLLGDGGVGKTSLVRRFVYDFFSDEYITSFGTKVTKKVLDLGEVELTLMIWDILGQKTHRTLHHAYYKGANGALLVCDLTREETIRNLVEWRDDFFRVVGSVPVLAIANKNDLENQVSDVTLAEIANVLGQGFVKTSAKTGEGVQEAFIRLGKALMEGES; translated from the coding sequence ATGAAAAAGAAGAAATTCATCCGTAAAATTTGCTTGCTTGGCGATGGTGGCGTAGGAAAGACAAGTCTAGTCCGCAGATTCGTGTATGATTTCTTCAGCGATGAATATATCACGAGCTTCGGCACAAAGGTAACGAAGAAAGTCCTTGACCTTGGGGAAGTCGAGCTCACCTTGATGATATGGGATATTCTTGGTCAAAAGACGCATCGGACGCTCCATCATGCCTACTATAAGGGTGCAAACGGGGCATTACTCGTTTGCGATTTGACGAGAGAGGAAACGATAAGGAATTTAGTCGAATGGCGAGACGATTTTTTCAGAGTGGTTGGATCTGTTCCAGTTTTGGCAATTGCGAACAAGAATGATCTTGAGAATCAGGTTTCTGATGTGACGCTTGCTGAAATTGCGAATGTGCTTGGCCAGGGATTTGTAAAAACGAGTGCGAAAACTGGCGAGGGCGTTCAAGAAGCATTCATTCGCCTGGGCAAAGCACTGATGGAGGGGGAGAGTTGA
- a CDS encoding PAC2 family protein: protein MKIMEPDPFINEYKYGKYPKAMAVIGFPSVGLVGSIAANFVSRTMKLERIATMISKDFPPYTIVHDGIPSSPVRIYAGERACDDGIRCDQLVVIMSEFIPRPDLIKPVADLILQWCKEKEIGTILTLEGINIGEVEGEVPIYGVASTPRTREMLEKYGVKEMKEGMVSGISGVLLYEGERLGIDVICLLGPARLDYPDARGAARLLEIVAKMLPELKLDPEPLYKEAEQIEQQMKAALESVRQPRRIGDESLIYG, encoded by the coding sequence ATGAAGATTATGGAACCAGATCCTTTCATCAATGAATATAAATACGGAAAATATCCGAAGGCAATGGCGGTTATCGGATTTCCAAGTGTCGGGCTTGTTGGCTCGATCGCTGCGAATTTTGTTTCGAGAACGATGAAGCTCGAGAGGATCGCCACAATGATTTCCAAAGATTTCCCTCCATATACGATCGTCCATGATGGTATTCCCTCCTCCCCTGTCCGCATTTATGCAGGAGAGAGGGCGTGCGATGATGGAATTCGATGCGACCAGCTCGTTGTGATTATGTCCGAGTTTATTCCACGACCTGACCTCATCAAGCCCGTTGCGGACCTAATACTCCAATGGTGTAAGGAAAAGGAAATCGGCACGATTCTCACTCTTGAGGGTATAAATATTGGGGAGGTAGAGGGGGAAGTCCCGATTTATGGAGTCGCAAGTACGCCACGAACTCGCGAGATGCTGGAGAAGTATGGTGTCAAAGAGATGAAGGAGGGAATGGTTTCTGGGATCTCCGGTGTCCTGCTGTATGAGGGAGAACGCCTCGGGATCGATGTAATATGTCTGCTCGGTCCAGCGCGGCTTGATTATCCTGATGCGAGAGGAGCGGCACGGCTTCTCGAGATAGTTGCAAAAATGCTCCCAGAACTGAAACTCGATCCCGAACCATTATATAAGGAGGCGGAGCAGATCGAACAACAAATGAAAGCGGCGCTCGAGAGTGTAAGACAGCCGAGAAGGATTGGAGATGAGTCTCTTATTTATGGTTGA
- a CDS encoding pitrilysin family protein, translated as MYGKKVSLHYTPARIPVVIEERPYARTVALSIYITVGSRDEPRGREGIAHLLEHVIFKGTKNMTSKETSELIEAAGGELNGYTGKEMTCYYTVTLSETVETAQRILADTVLNPLLEKDAIEIEKDVVADEIRMLQDEPDDYIHYLLTRAIWDGHPMAFSEAGEIDGVNLISDRELREFYERFYRPSNFVITACGRVNSQKILEWAAESFDEGATKTTTKNRIPPTPRSCVELFPRKGEQTYVGIGFPGYFAGHPDRFAQTLLSAILGGGTSSRLYQNIREKRGLVYSIYTTSQPYSDCGLFGIFFSAKSSRTETVCRAVGEEIGKLKNDGLEGDELTRAKRFIKGMLVRKLESTESRMFHLGEFFVLTGKIPTEAEILSNLERITEEDIARAAEKLLDRNKTCVAIYGSPDGNNSTREGIDCLDF; from the coding sequence GTGTACGGAAAAAAGGTATCGCTTCATTACACGCCCGCAAGGATTCCCGTCGTTATCGAAGAAAGACCTTATGCAAGGACGGTGGCACTCTCAATCTATATCACGGTAGGATCCAGAGATGAGCCAAGAGGACGAGAAGGCATTGCCCATCTACTGGAACATGTGATATTCAAAGGAACTAAGAACATGACATCGAAAGAAACTTCAGAGCTCATTGAGGCGGCTGGCGGGGAACTCAACGGATATACGGGTAAAGAGATGACTTGTTATTATACAGTGACTTTATCTGAAACTGTTGAAACAGCGCAGAGAATTCTCGCAGACACCGTTCTTAATCCACTGTTGGAAAAGGATGCTATTGAAATTGAGAAAGATGTTGTCGCCGATGAAATCAGAATGCTTCAAGATGAGCCAGACGATTATATTCACTACCTGCTGACACGCGCGATCTGGGATGGACATCCTATGGCGTTTTCAGAAGCGGGCGAAATAGACGGTGTAAACCTTATTTCAGATAGAGAACTCAGAGAGTTTTATGAAAGATTCTATCGGCCGTCTAATTTTGTCATTACCGCATGTGGAAGAGTAAATAGCCAAAAAATCTTGGAGTGGGCTGCGGAAAGTTTTGATGAAGGGGCTACGAAAACTACGACAAAAAATCGCATACCTCCAACTCCTAGATCGTGCGTCGAACTATTTCCTCGAAAGGGCGAACAAACGTACGTTGGAATTGGCTTCCCAGGATATTTTGCCGGGCATCCTGATAGATTTGCACAGACCCTTCTTAGCGCTATTCTCGGTGGAGGTACAAGCTCGAGGCTCTACCAGAACATCAGAGAGAAAAGAGGTCTCGTATACTCAATTTACACAACTTCGCAACCTTATAGTGATTGTGGACTCTTTGGAATTTTTTTCTCAGCGAAATCATCGAGAACAGAAACCGTTTGCAGAGCTGTTGGCGAAGAGATAGGCAAACTCAAGAATGATGGCCTGGAGGGCGATGAATTAACGAGGGCAAAGCGCTTTATCAAAGGAATGCTCGTGAGGAAGCTCGAATCAACTGAGTCGAGAATGTTCCATTTGGGAGAATTCTTCGTACTTACAGGTAAAATCCCGACCGAAGCTGAGATTTTATCCAATCTCGAAAGGATTACGGAAGAAGACATTGCACGAGCAGCAGAAAAACTGCTCGACCGGAACAAAACCTGCGTTGCAATTTACGGATCACCTGATGGTAACAACAGTACTCGGGAAGGAATCGATTGTCTTGACTTCTAG
- a CDS encoding hydrogenase maturation protease has translation MVSSERKKPILVLGIGSPIVSDDSVGLRVAEQIESFQFDDVEVKEVSTSGLDLIEMMLDHEVVVIIDGIVTNMKPPGSIFILSEENFVSTIHGTNPHDVNIATAIELGRMLEPLRMPKRISFVAIEVIDTRTISEEISPEVERAIPEAIEVVLRLVGKRR, from the coding sequence ATGGTTTCAAGTGAAAGGAAAAAGCCGATTCTTGTTCTCGGTATCGGGAGTCCTATCGTTTCTGATGATTCTGTTGGTCTGCGTGTCGCTGAACAGATTGAGTCTTTTCAATTTGATGACGTTGAAGTGAAGGAAGTAAGCACAAGTGGATTGGATCTTATTGAAATGATGTTAGATCATGAAGTGGTGGTCATTATCGACGGCATCGTGACAAATATGAAACCACCAGGATCGATTTTCATCCTTTCAGAAGAGAATTTTGTGTCGACGATCCATGGCACGAACCCTCATGACGTCAACATCGCAACAGCAATTGAACTGGGAAGAATGCTAGAACCCCTTAGAATGCCGAAGCGAATATCATTTGTCGCAATTGAAGTCATAGACACGAGAACGATAAGTGAAGAGATCTCGCCAGAGGTGGAGAGGGCAATACCTGAGGCGATTGAGGTTGTTCTGCGGCTCGTGGGCAAGCGCAGATAA
- a CDS encoding LysR family transcriptional regulator: MKIEPQVSLIVDGAHVTTRTIEVLMAILKEGSQKGAAKMLNISIPVLHRYLKKLEKNLGTAIMKTTHIGTELTDEGKQIVMEYIALKSKLARPNRLVVGGTIITEDLLLWALTNFDKEGDIDLIISNDERNIQDFKAGLMDLVVLDDPLYVYDLENVKWEEIGEDRLIHVDRGSRYMKFMYGAQRIGFKHLESSGVPYEVKGVTRYLPALVQSPFSFFINESLLARRGLKIKSATPPNLLKHKIIAIYREEKDEILRFVKELSMQKIRLGIDQKG, translated from the coding sequence ATGAAAATCGAGCCCCAGGTGTCGCTCATTGTAGACGGTGCACATGTTACAACAAGAACCATTGAGGTTCTCATGGCGATATTAAAGGAGGGGAGTCAAAAAGGAGCAGCCAAGATGCTAAACATCTCCATACCTGTTTTGCATCGCTACCTCAAGAAGCTCGAGAAGAACCTCGGCACAGCTATTATGAAGACCACCCACATCGGAACGGAGCTAACCGACGAGGGAAAACAGATAGTGATGGAGTATATAGCTCTAAAATCAAAACTGGCGCGTCCGAACCGCCTTGTCGTCGGTGGGACAATTATCACTGAAGACTTGCTGCTATGGGCACTAACAAATTTTGATAAAGAAGGTGATATTGATCTTATTATTTCCAATGATGAACGAAACATCCAGGACTTCAAAGCGGGACTGATGGACCTCGTCGTCCTTGACGATCCTCTTTATGTCTACGACTTGGAAAACGTCAAATGGGAAGAAATAGGAGAAGACAGATTAATCCATGTCGACCGTGGTAGCCGTTACATGAAATTCATGTACGGCGCACAACGGATCGGCTTCAAACACCTTGAGAGCAGTGGAGTACCATATGAGGTCAAGGGAGTTACAAGGTATCTTCCAGCACTCGTCCAATCGCCGTTTAGCTTCTTTATTAATGAAAGCCTACTTGCGAGAAGGGGATTGAAGATCAAAAGCGCAACACCACCGAATTTACTCAAGCACAAAATCATTGCGATCTACCGGGAAGAAAAAGACGAAATTCTCCGGTTTGTCAAGGAGTTGTCGATGCAAAAAATACGGTTAGGGATTGACCAAAAAGGGTAA
- the hdrC gene encoding CoB--CoM heterodisulfide reductase subunit C: MATVKEPNPAFAESIIKAGGKTLNLCYQCGTCTASCPSGRQTAFRTRKLIRKAQLGLKEDILPSDDLWMCTTCYTCVERCPRQVDITDIIMILRNFAVKEGYMAETHKKTASSMMNTGHTIPLTSDYKEMRQRLGLSEQPPTVLSDPKALEDWKKIMRITGFDKLIGGN, encoded by the coding sequence TTGGCCACCGTTAAAGAGCCCAATCCAGCTTTTGCCGAAAGCATAATTAAGGCCGGCGGAAAGACGCTGAACCTCTGTTATCAATGTGGGACATGTACGGCGAGCTGCCCATCTGGCAGACAGACAGCATTCAGAACGAGGAAGCTCATCAGAAAGGCGCAACTCGGACTCAAGGAAGACATACTTCCCTCTGATGATCTCTGGATGTGCACGACCTGTTACACATGCGTGGAGCGGTGCCCTCGTCAAGTCGACATCACGGACATCATCATGATACTAAGGAATTTTGCAGTTAAAGAGGGGTACATGGCAGAGACTCATAAGAAAACTGCTTCATCGATGATGAACACCGGTCATACGATTCCACTGACCAGCGATTACAAGGAAATGAGGCAACGCCTTGGCTTATCTGAACAACCTCCGACTGTTCTGAGCGATCCTAAGGCGCTCGAGGATTGGAAAAAGATCATGCGGATTACGGGTTTTGATAAGCTCATAGGAGGTAACTAG
- the hdrB gene encoding CoB--CoM heterodisulfide reductase subunit B has product MTEKYALFLGCIAPLRYPGIEKATREVFKALDVELVDLEGAGCCPAPGVIRSFDQKTWLALAARNLALAEKKGLDIITICNGCFGSLFDAAHLLHEDKEKAKEVNRILKEVNLEYVGDKIRVRHFADVLHKDIGIERIKSKVVNPLNFKAAVHYGCHFAKPSKIKQLDDPERPSILDELVEAVGPKSINYRDKMMCCGAGGGLRSRANEIAMKMTEEKLANIKKAGGQFIIDVCPFCHLQYDRTQKDVPGYNIPVVHLSQLYGMAFGLPRENMGFESHIVPVNL; this is encoded by the coding sequence ATGACAGAAAAATACGCGCTCTTTCTTGGCTGTATCGCCCCTTTGAGATATCCTGGGATTGAGAAAGCGACAAGGGAAGTCTTCAAAGCCCTCGATGTTGAGCTCGTCGATCTCGAAGGTGCAGGGTGCTGTCCCGCACCAGGTGTCATAAGATCTTTTGACCAAAAGACGTGGCTCGCACTTGCGGCAAGGAACCTGGCCCTTGCTGAAAAGAAAGGACTGGACATCATCACAATATGCAACGGTTGCTTCGGTTCGCTCTTCGATGCGGCTCATTTACTTCATGAAGACAAAGAAAAGGCCAAGGAAGTTAACAGAATTCTGAAAGAAGTCAATCTTGAGTATGTCGGCGATAAGATCAGGGTACGCCATTTTGCGGATGTCCTCCATAAAGATATCGGGATCGAGAGAATCAAGTCGAAAGTTGTCAATCCATTGAATTTCAAGGCTGCAGTGCACTACGGTTGCCATTTTGCAAAACCCAGCAAGATCAAGCAGCTCGATGATCCAGAGAGGCCGAGCATTCTAGACGAATTAGTCGAAGCTGTCGGCCCAAAGAGCATCAACTACCGTGACAAAATGATGTGTTGCGGCGCTGGTGGCGGTTTGAGATCTAGGGCGAACGAGATAGCCATGAAAATGACCGAGGAAAAGCTCGCAAACATCAAGAAGGCAGGTGGACAGTTTATCATTGATGTGTGTCCTTTCTGTCATCTGCAATACGACAGAACACAGAAGGATGTTCCCGGTTACAACATACCAGTTGTCCATCTTTCACAGCTTTATGGAATGGCATTTGGGCTTCCAAGGGAGAATATGGGATTCGAGTCGCACATCGTGCCAGTTAATCTCTGA
- a CDS encoding DUF749 family protein, with protein MYRAHLVSITTAGSVPDNLKGFINFQAAYEGHDVNENEKVALLVIEGTASYVVIFLDRERSLEEIEDRLARQKAEMTSDTRNAISKNISARPE; from the coding sequence TTGTACAGGGCACACCTCGTATCAATCACGACGGCAGGCAGCGTCCCAGATAATTTGAAGGGATTCATTAACTTCCAAGCAGCCTACGAAGGCCACGATGTTAATGAGAACGAGAAGGTTGCACTCCTGGTCATTGAAGGTACGGCTTCATACGTCGTAATATTCCTTGACCGAGAAAGAAGCCTTGAAGAAATTGAAGATCGACTTGCACGCCAAAAAGCCGAAATGACCTCAGACACAAGAAATGCGATCTCGAAAAACATCAGCGCAAGACCAGAGTAG
- the thiL gene encoding thiamine-phosphate kinase yields the protein MTSLAHLGEKEVVRRLINEISSTAAVGPGDDAAAIDMGDYYLVISTDLLSEKTHKPKEMTYRQFGWSVAAVNFSDIAAMGAKPIGILLSFGVPKRLRYENLREMMRGAMECCNLVGATILGGDTKETSEITVVGTAIGIVGKDEILLRKGAKLGDLVAVTGTLGLAAAGYFALKNGLRCAKCLKALFEPLPRVEEGLTLSSSGFVTSCIDISDGLAFSLKHLSEASGVSFQVEWEKIPVDSHVYKIAKASKINEEELVLYFGGDYQLLFTINPDGWRILEKRLNSKISVIGKVIDADENILIRNNTKVKLEDRGYEHFR from the coding sequence ATGACTTCTCTCGCACATCTCGGAGAAAAAGAGGTTGTCAGGCGCCTGATAAATGAGATTAGTAGCACGGCCGCCGTTGGTCCAGGCGATGACGCTGCTGCGATCGATATGGGCGATTATTACCTCGTCATAAGCACTGATCTACTCTCTGAGAAGACACACAAACCTAAGGAAATGACATATCGACAGTTCGGTTGGTCAGTAGCTGCCGTAAACTTCAGCGATATTGCGGCGATGGGGGCTAAACCGATTGGTATCCTCCTTTCATTTGGAGTACCGAAGAGATTAAGATACGAGAACTTGAGAGAAATGATGAGAGGCGCCATGGAGTGCTGCAACTTAGTGGGCGCAACAATCCTAGGTGGGGATACAAAAGAAACATCGGAGATCACAGTGGTAGGCACCGCAATCGGTATTGTCGGAAAGGATGAGATTCTATTGAGGAAGGGCGCCAAATTGGGAGATCTGGTCGCTGTCACTGGTACCCTAGGACTGGCAGCAGCAGGGTACTTCGCTTTGAAGAACGGTTTGAGGTGTGCCAAATGTCTAAAAGCGCTATTCGAACCGTTGCCGAGAGTTGAAGAGGGATTAACACTATCGTCATCTGGATTTGTGACCTCTTGCATCGATATTTCTGACGGACTTGCGTTCTCATTGAAGCACTTGTCGGAGGCAAGTGGCGTCTCGTTCCAGGTAGAGTGGGAGAAAATCCCTGTTGATTCCCATGTCTATAAGATCGCGAAAGCTTCGAAAATCAATGAGGAGGAACTGGTACTCTATTTCGGTGGCGATTACCAACTTCTATTCACGATCAATCCAGATGGCTGGAGAATATTGGAGAAGCGCCTCAATTCTAAAATATCAGTCATTGGGAAAGTCATTGATGCAGATGAGAATATATTAATAAGAAACAACACAAAAGTTAAACTCGAGGACCGCGGATATGAACATTTCAGGTGA
- the amrS gene encoding AmmeMemoRadiSam system radical SAM enzyme — MKEARFWKSLDGKVQCSLCPHSCVIAPGKKGICGVRQNRDGRLYSLIYGKASSIHVDPIEKKPFFHYRPGDKVLSLGSVGCTFRCQHCQNFTISQASPDAFPLEPIEPEEVAIMCRNTGSRGISWTYNEPIIWHEFAYDASRIAKQHGFYILYVTNGYIQEEPLKELSQCVDGMNIDIKGFSEEFYKKICKASLGPVLTATKLAVDLGIHVELTYLIIPGKNDSDVEIRNFAKWVRDSLKPEIPVHFTRFHPDYMMTDVPTTPMRTMEMALKIGKEEGLKFVYLGNVPRHRGENTYCPKCGQLAIEREGFYILRIEVENGRCKNCGEPLNIVM; from the coding sequence TTGAAGGAAGCCCGGTTTTGGAAATCACTGGATGGTAAAGTGCAGTGCAGCCTTTGTCCCCATTCGTGCGTTATTGCTCCAGGAAAAAAGGGTATTTGTGGTGTCAGGCAGAACCGCGATGGGAGACTCTATTCCTTGATTTATGGAAAAGCGTCGTCAATTCATGTTGATCCGATCGAGAAGAAACCATTTTTCCATTACAGACCAGGCGACAAAGTGCTCTCACTTGGCTCCGTTGGGTGTACATTCAGGTGTCAACATTGTCAAAACTTCACCATTTCTCAGGCAAGTCCAGATGCTTTTCCACTCGAACCAATTGAGCCTGAAGAAGTTGCAATCATGTGTCGCAACACAGGGAGCCGGGGCATCTCCTGGACCTATAATGAACCGATCATCTGGCATGAGTTTGCATATGATGCCTCTAGAATTGCAAAGCAACATGGATTCTATATTCTCTATGTTACCAACGGATATATTCAGGAAGAACCATTAAAGGAGCTCTCTCAGTGTGTCGATGGAATGAATATCGATATTAAGGGATTTTCCGAGGAATTTTATAAGAAAATTTGCAAGGCGTCTCTTGGGCCAGTTCTCACGGCAACCAAATTGGCGGTCGACCTTGGCATTCATGTGGAACTTACATATCTCATTATTCCAGGGAAGAACGATTCAGACGTCGAGATTAGGAATTTTGCGAAATGGGTGAGGGACTCGCTCAAGCCGGAAATTCCTGTTCATTTCACACGATTTCATCCTGATTATATGATGACGGACGTGCCGACTACACCAATGAGAACAATGGAGATGGCACTAAAGATCGGCAAAGAAGAGGGGTTGAAGTTCGTTTATCTCGGCAATGTACCACGCCACAGGGGTGAAAACACATATTGCCCAAAATGTGGACAGCTTGCCATTGAGCGGGAGGGGTTTTACATCTTACGAATCGAGGTTGAGAACGGACGATGTAAAAATTGCGGAGAACCGCTTAATATCGTGATGTGA
- a CDS encoding A24 family peptidase C-terminal domain-containing protein has translation MEEMEYIRVFASFFILLSASISDWKARLAADMHWILLGIIGLAILVIDLYLSGASPIYYLFIIPIAIIFFDIFWDRKGILEDGINIIPLFLYLIALAVLIFLAINFWDQLLYWELMTIIIMFGIIILFYNLNIIKGGADAKALLALSISFPHYPVIGQFPIIDIPSTLNELLFPFSLLILFNAALLSVAVPIALFFFNFFRGDKRIPVMFFGYRVNINEVQLKFVWPLEYFDGEKIRLTIFPRSDDSVETQLRNLKQLGFEKIWVTPKIPFLIPITISLLFSVVVGNLIFLMIA, from the coding sequence ATGGAGGAAATGGAATACATTCGAGTCTTTGCCTCTTTTTTCATACTTTTATCTGCATCAATCTCTGATTGGAAAGCTAGGTTGGCGGCAGATATGCACTGGATATTGCTTGGGATCATCGGCCTCGCCATTCTTGTGATTGATCTCTATCTTTCCGGGGCCTCACCTATTTACTATTTATTTATCATCCCCATTGCGATTATTTTTTTTGACATCTTTTGGGATCGAAAGGGGATCTTGGAAGACGGAATCAATATCATACCACTTTTTCTCTACTTGATTGCATTGGCTGTTCTCATATTTCTTGCTATCAACTTCTGGGATCAGCTTCTTTATTGGGAATTGATGACGATTATCATCATGTTTGGAATTATTATTTTATTCTATAATTTGAATATTATTAAAGGTGGTGCTGACGCAAAAGCGCTCCTGGCCCTCTCTATATCCTTCCCGCATTATCCAGTTATCGGTCAATTCCCAATTATCGACATCCCAAGCACATTGAATGAGCTTCTGTTTCCTTTTTCGTTATTGATCCTTTTCAACGCCGCTCTGTTGTCTGTCGCCGTGCCCATCGCCCTCTTCTTTTTCAATTTTTTTCGGGGAGACAAAAGAATTCCCGTGATGTTTTTTGGTTATCGTGTGAATATCAATGAGGTCCAGTTAAAATTTGTCTGGCCGCTGGAATATTTCGATGGCGAAAAGATCAGACTGACAATCTTTCCTAGAAGTGACGATTCTGTTGAAACTCAACTCAGGAACCTCAAGCAATTGGGCTTTGAGAAAATATGGGTCACGCCAAAGATTCCATTTCTGATACCTATTACCATCTCATTGCTTTTTTCGGTCGTGGTTGGGAATCTCATTTTCCTTATGATTGCTTAA
- a CDS encoding mechanosensitive ion channel: MEWREQKTKSKSIGTFMRHVLVTIFSIAIITFLPCGFLHASASQPINIFSMDPHDQQINAGEIASYRWVLFNNASSAYLIHVSVNPLSDKDWHAAFDEDVITLSPGQDETIILNITTSRTMGTKDLSLVVVFNVTEMSEPTNTYQITQNIHLKIVSLFGSRAGENKLFGIWDNFLPSPFDTNYGAFIFTLIGWIAIALVVAFVIDPIVHRFTRKTKTELDDRLLKIIHGPLFAIIVLYGIVNSLEILNIPIDIIATIELIYSISMVIIIVWLAYRIYDNILIYYAKSFAKKTEMEIDDVLVPLFEKIGMIIIPLLGFTAILHILGFDVTVIIAGVGVLGLVIGLAAQSTLSNLFAGLQLLVDRPFKVGDLILMEDGEVCEVRKIGMRSITLYDIFKHSNVIIPNNEIANKKIINIVQPDRKYKKSVTVGVAYGSDVKKVESILLQAALEHPNVLKDEEHAPVVRFEDFGDSALIFTIYFWVDDVRNQWKATSDIRKKIDEKFREEGIEIPFPQRTVWLRQLEKDAQTK; this comes from the coding sequence GTGGAGTGGAGAGAACAGAAGACGAAATCAAAATCGATAGGGACTTTCATGAGACACGTGCTTGTAACGATCTTCAGTATTGCAATCATTACCTTCTTGCCCTGCGGCTTTTTGCATGCATCGGCATCTCAGCCGATCAATATCTTTTCAATGGATCCGCATGATCAGCAGATCAACGCTGGCGAAATTGCAAGCTATAGGTGGGTCCTGTTCAATAACGCTTCTTCTGCGTATCTTATTCACGTTTCTGTCAACCCATTGTCGGATAAGGACTGGCATGCAGCATTTGACGAGGATGTTATCACATTGAGTCCAGGCCAAGACGAAACTATCATCCTGAATATTACGACGTCACGAACAATGGGGACTAAAGACCTCTCTTTAGTCGTTGTTTTCAATGTCACGGAAATGAGCGAACCAACAAACACTTATCAAATTACGCAGAACATTCATTTGAAAATTGTATCCCTTTTTGGATCAAGAGCTGGAGAGAACAAGTTGTTCGGAATATGGGACAACTTTCTTCCATCGCCTTTTGATACAAACTACGGCGCATTTATCTTTACACTCATTGGATGGATAGCAATCGCATTGGTTGTCGCTTTCGTCATTGATCCAATCGTTCACAGATTTACAAGAAAAACGAAGACAGAACTCGATGATCGCCTTCTGAAGATTATCCACGGCCCGCTCTTTGCCATCATCGTCCTCTATGGAATCGTCAATTCGCTCGAGATCCTAAATATACCAATAGATATCATTGCAACAATTGAACTCATCTATAGCATTTCAATGGTTATCATCATTGTCTGGCTGGCATACAGAATATACGATAATATTCTCATCTATTACGCGAAATCCTTTGCCAAGAAAACGGAAATGGAGATCGACGATGTACTCGTCCCTCTTTTTGAAAAGATAGGGATGATTATCATACCTTTGCTGGGATTTACCGCCATTTTACACATTCTGGGCTTTGATGTGACGGTGATCATTGCTGGCGTTGGAGTGCTCGGTCTCGTAATTGGTCTTGCGGCTCAATCCACTTTATCAAACCTCTTTGCGGGATTGCAGCTACTGGTGGACAGACCATTCAAGGTTGGTGACCTGATTTTGATGGAGGACGGGGAAGTTTGTGAGGTTCGTAAGATTGGGATGAGAAGCATCACGCTCTATGATATTTTCAAGCACTCAAATGTTATCATACCGAATAATGAGATCGCGAATAAGAAGATCATCAACATTGTTCAGCCGGATAGAAAGTACAAGAAAAGCGTCACTGTTGGCGTCGCCTACGGCTCAGACGTCAAAAAAGTGGAATCGATCCTTTTGCAAGCGGCGCTCGAACACCCCAACGTGTTGAAGGACGAGGAACATGCGCCAGTTGTGAGATTTGAAGATTTCGGGGACTCCGCTCTTATTTTCACCATTTACTTCTGGGTCGACGATGTACGCAACCAATGGAAGGCCACTTCCGATATTAGAAAGAAAATCGATGAGAAATTCCGTGAGGAGGGCATCGAGATCCCATTCCCACAGAGAACTGTATGGCTGAGGCAACTTGAGAAGGACGCTCAAACCAAATGA